Genomic segment of Streptosporangium sp. NBC_01755:
GCCCCAGCCCACAGCCGGGCTGTCGATCATCAGCTCCAGGCCTTGGTTGAGCTTCTCCCGATTGGACAGCAGGTCATCCAGCTCGCTCTTGCCGATGATCGAACGCAGCGAGGCCAGCGCGACCTGGCGAATGGCGGACTCGTAATCCTGGACGCCGACGACCACACGCACCGGGTCGACGACCCGGAAGTAGATGACGGCATCCACGTGAACCGTCACGTTGTCGCGGGTGATGGCATCCTGGGCGGGTACCGGCATGGTGACGACCTGCATGTTGACCTTCTGCAGGTGGTCGGCGACCGGCACTATCAGGGCGAGCCCGGGAGCGCGGATCTCAGCGCGGACCTGTCCGAACCGGAAGACGACGCCCCGCTCGAACTGTTTGACGACTCGTACACCGGCCTTCAGCCATATCGCGCCCAGCACGAGGATCGCGATCAGTACAGCGATGACGGTAGTGATCATTTCAGCCTCCCCACGTCTCCCCTCGGTCCCGCCGATCCAAAGGCCTCTCAGATCGATAGCCGGTTCGCGGGTCCCGCCTGCGGCGGGGTGGGCCGACCACACAGGGCGACGGCGGCAGCCGCTGCGGCACCCGGGATCACAGCGTGGGCCGTGGCAACCGCCGATGACCGGTGTCGTCCCGGCGACTCCGCTTCTCCCGTTTGAACCTTTCTATCGTAGCGCGATCCGAGATGTCCGATATGCGCCTTTTGCCGAACAGATCAAGCGGCCCACACGCGGCCCCGATTAGCCTGGTCGACGGTGGCGCCCCCGCCCACGGCGTCGGCGACGAGCCCGCTGATCGTACGGCCGAGTAGTGCCGAACCTCGCGCCGGTTCAGCCCGTCGTAGGGGCATGAGGACATCGATTCGTACGGTCAGCACGGCAAGCGGGTGATCATCGTGGACCGCGGCGCACTCAGGGTGGTGGACACCGCGACCAGGAAGGTCACCGGCACGCTCAGGCTCCTGAGCGCCGAGCAGGTGATTTTCCCAGCGGCCGACCTGCTGATCAGCGGCGACAGGGCTCGGCTTCGAGCCCGCGGCCGGTCCTCATGCAGGACGCGGAGGCCAGGAACGACGTCTTCGCGAGTCAGTCACTCACGTCTCGTTTCCAACGATAACGAGACGTTTCGGCTGATGGGCACTACTGGGTTCGAACCAGTGACATCTCGCTTGTAAGGCGATCGAGATGGGGGGCCGACCTGGGCCTATACTTGCGCTGACCTGCGATTACAGTCCACAGTGATCCACCGTCGTCCGGCCCCGTCCGGGGTCGTTGTCACCCGGTTGGTCCCCTACGGATTCAGAAGTTCTCGCGCCATAGGTACCAGGGGCCGTAGTAGTGCTCGACGTCGGGCTCGTACCCCCCTTCTTCCGGCAGCGGTGGTTCACCATGCGGGCTCCATATGACGCCCTGCTGATGGATGTCGTCTCCCCCACCGGCCAGCGCGAAGCGCACCGTGTTCCCATGCCGCGCGGCCCAGGAGACATCGAACAGCCCCAGCGTTCCCGTGCCCATCTTCCAGTCGGCGCTTCCCGCCACCGCCGACCGTGCGACCGTCTGGAAGCTCTCTGCGGACAGAGCGAACCTGGACTTCTTCAGTTCTCCTACGGCGGGCAACGTAAGCACCAGGATCCCGATCAGCGGTGGTGCCGCCCAGCGCAAAAGGTTCCGCCCGACACCTGGCCGGCTCGCCGGGTTGAAGAGCGCTGCGGCGAGGCGAACGAACCAAACCACGCCGAGCACGAAGAACACAAGCAGCGCGGGCAGTACCCAAAGAGGGCCGATACCGGGAAAGCTCGCCTGGTACAGGAGCAGGAGGCCGATGACCGCCAGCGAGCCGACCAGAGGGAGACCCGGTGCGCCGGTCGAACTCCTCGGGGACCGCTCTTTCAACGTCACGGCAACTCCAACCAGGGGCGACCAAGGCATCTCATGATCGCAGCATTTCCCGGATGGTGCATTTGGCGTAGTTCTGCGGGCCGTTTGTGGGCAAGTTTGGCGTGGCCGCTAGCAACTGATCCAATCAATCACCCTGTGCCGGGCAAACAAGCCTTTCTTCACGTCAGGTGATCGATATCCGTCGATCAAGCCGCGTGAGGCTCGAACCACACCGAGCCCAGATCATGACCGGAGGTGAGACGAACGTCAGCATTCAGTGCCGCAGCCAGATGCCGCAGCAAGGCGATCGTTGGAGTGGTTCCGCCCTCCTCGATGCACTCGATCTCATCCTCGGTCATGCCCGCGCGCTCGGCCAACTCCGCCACCGTCAGCCCAAGCGCACCACGCCGGTCATACAGCGCCTTACCAAAAGCCAACGCTTCACGGATCATGATCCGTTCGGGATCCTCGGTCTCAGGTTCAGGTCGCACCCAGCGGGTGTGATAACCAGTCATCACACCTTCCTCTCATAGATCTCGGCCACCGACCCATGGTGGTCGCGTTCACAGATCTTCTGCGCCCGGACCGCCCTGTCGATCTGCCGTTGATCGTGCTGCTTGGTCTTGCGGAAAGCCGTGAGCAACACGATTTTCCTATCCGGAGTACACCAGTACGTCACCCGAGCTGCAACATCACGGAGCCGAACCCGTAGTTCCCAGACTGGCCCTTCCAGATGGTCCGACCATGGACCGCCAAGCTCAGTCCCTTTTTCCGCCAGTAGACCAGCTACCTCGTCAACCCGTTTGAAGTCGCTGTCACTCAGGTTGTCGAGCCACTCACGGACCTCCGGCTCGATCTCAAAACCATACGGCTTGTGCACCTGAGACTCCCTCCGCGCACTCACCTCACCTAGAGTAGCGAATCATTGCCGACGGCAACGGTCGAAGAGTCGCCTCGTCCCGCCCGAGCCGCCTAGGGGACATGACACAAGCGTGTGCTCATGTGTTGAGGCGACATCTGGCCAAGCGATGTGGCGAGGCGGTTTGGCGGTAAAAAAAGAGAAGCCCCTCGCCTGTTTTCGCAGGTGAGGGGCTCGTGGTGGGCACTACTGGGTTCGAACCAGTGACATCTCGCTTGTAAGGCGAGCGCTCTACCACTGAGCTAAGCGCCCGAGGTGATCCCGTTGGACAGACGGGACAACACCTTACGCCACTCGGGGGGATTTCAGCACATCGGGAGACCAGGTGGCCCCCGCGTCGGCGAAACCGGCGGCGCGCCAGCCGAGGAGGGCGGCGCCGAGCATGCCGGCTGACATGCCGAGGGCGGCCTGACGCAGAGGTGGTGCGTCGCGGAAGGCGAGGCGTTTCTGAAGACGTTCGGCCAGGGGGACGGAGAGGAGAGGGCCCGCCTCGGCAAGGCCGCCGCCGAGGACGATGGCTGAGGGGTCCAGCAGGAGCGTATAGGTGGCCAGGGCCGGGGAGAGCGCCTCGACCGCTTCGCCCCAGATCTCCATGGCCAGAGGATCTCCGGAGGCGGTCAGGGCTGCTACCTGCTCGGCGGTGACAGGAGCTGGCGAGGCAGCGGTGGCGGGCGAAGCGGTGGCGGTGGCGGGCGACGCAGCAGTGGGTGAGGCTGCCGAGGCGGTAGTGGTGGTGTCGGGCGAGGCGGTGATGGAGAAGGCGGGGGCGGTGGAGGCGGGGGCGGTGGAGGCGGGGGCGGTGGAGGCGGGGGCGGTGGAGGCGGGGGCGGTGGAGGTGGAGGCGGTGGAGGTGGAGGCGGGGGCGGTGGAGGTGGAGGCGGGGGCGATGGTGGTGGAGGAGGCGGATGAGGGGGCGCGGGTTGAGTAGCGGCGGGCTACGGCGGAGGCGGAGGCGTAGGTCTCCAGGCAGCCGATCTGACCGCAGGCACACGGCTCGCCCTCGGGGAGGACCGGGGTGTGGCCGATCTCGCCGCCCCAGCCGGCGCTCCCGCCGTACGGCTCGCCGTGCAGGATCACGGCGCCCGCGATGCCGGTGCCGATGGGCAGGAACAGGAAGTCGGAGAGCTCGCGACCGGCGCCGAAGACACTTTCCGCGAGGCCGCCGGTGCGGACGTCGTGGCCGAGTATGACGGGGACGTCGAGCGGGACGAAATCCGTCGCGGGGA
This window contains:
- a CDS encoding helix-turn-helix domain-containing protein, giving the protein MTGYHTRWVRPEPETEDPERIMIREALAFGKALYDRRGALGLTVAELAERAGMTEDEIECIEEGGTTPTIALLRHLAAALNADVRLTSGHDLGSVWFEPHAA
- a CDS encoding ROK family protein; amino-acid sequence: MSSFVVALDVGGTSMKGGLVTRSGEIIRTDRRATPRDRGPAAVVATIRSFIDDLATAGGGTPAGVGLAVPGLVTADAALYSANIGWRDVPATDFVPLDVPVILGHDVRTGGLAESVFGAGRELSDFLFLPIGTGIAGAVILHGEPYGGSAGWGGEIGHTPVLPEGEPCACGQIGCLETYASASAVARRYSTRAPSSASSTTIAPASTSTAPASTSTASTSTAPASTAPASTAPASTAPASTAPAFSITASPDTTTTASAASPTAASPATATASPATAASPAPVTAEQVAALTASGDPLAMEIWGEAVEALSPALATYTLLLDPSAIVLGGGLAEAGPLLSVPLAERLQKRLAFRDAPPLRQAALGMSAGMLGAALLGWRAAGFADAGATWSPDVLKSPRVA
- a CDS encoding slipin family protein, translating into MITTVIAVLIAILVLGAIWLKAGVRVVKQFERGVVFRFGQVRAEIRAPGLALIVPVADHLQKVNMQVVTMPVPAQDAITRDNVTVHVDAVIYFRVVDPVRVVVGVQDYESAIRQVALASLRSIIGKSELDDLLSNREKLNQGLELMIDSPAVGWGVHIDRVEIKDVVLPESMKRSMSRQAEAERERRSRIITAEGELQASKKLAQAAETMNMHPAALQLRLLQTVVEVAAEKNSTLVLPFPVELLRFLERATPPEAGQATSHSTPAVSDRLSAVSDRCLPDTHIPNQVAPNGAETGR
- a CDS encoding type II toxin-antitoxin system RelE/ParE family toxin encodes the protein MHKPYGFEIEPEVREWLDNLSDSDFKRVDEVAGLLAEKGTELGGPWSDHLEGPVWELRVRLRDVAARVTYWCTPDRKIVLLTAFRKTKQHDQRQIDRAVRAQKICERDHHGSVAEIYERKV